The stretch of DNA GGGACGCGGCGAGGCGCGGGCCTACCTGCAGCGCGGGCAGCCGGGCTGCGGCGGCACCGGGCAGCAGGAGCGCAGAGCCGATGTGCGCAGGCGCACGCGGGGTCGGCCGGGAGGCCTGGGAGCGCCCCTCCACCGCTCTTATAGGCTCGTGCTCGGGGCGGGGCACCCGAGATCTCGCGGTACTTGGCGTAGGATAAATACTCCCTCCGCGCGACCTCGTTCTTCTTCTCCGAGAAAACACGTGAGTCTCcgctccggcggcggcggcggcggcggcggcggcgcgcgggccggggcggcgggaACTCGCGGCGGTCGGGTGGGGGGGCTCGCACCCGCGCCGCGGCGCCATCGGGCGGGGGTCGTGGTTCCCGGCGCCCGCGGGTGGGAGGGCCTCGCTGACTGGCGGGTTCTCGCGTCCCTTTCAGCAAATGGCGGATGACGCCGGTGCTGCGGGAGGGCCCGGAGGCCCCGGGGGCCCCGGAATGGGAGGCCGCGGCGGCTTCCGCGGAGGCTTCGGCAGCGGCATCCGGGGCCGCGGGCgtggccggggccggggccggggccggggccgcggagCTCGCGGAGGCAAGGCGGAGGACAAGGAGGTAGGTTCAGGatcggtgggggtgggggctgggcggCGCCAGTCAGGGGCCCTACTCACCCGCGCCTCTTCTCCAGTGGATCCCCGTCACCAAGCTGGGCCGCCTGGTCAAGGATATGAAGATCAAGTCCCTGGAGGAGATCTATCTGTTTTCTCTGCCCATCAAGGTAGGGGCGTGGGCAGCTGCCGTCCCCGCGAGGCTCCTTCGGCCTGGGGCGGGATGTGTTCACGGGGGCCAAGGCTCCACGGGTCGGGGGAGAGGGAGTGTCCTGGTGCCCTACCTCTGACTGTGGGTGCCTGGCTTGGAGAGGAAAGCCTGGGCAACTGGGAAACCAGTTCTACGAGTCCAGGTGGGGGTTCTTAACCCTGTTTACAGGGGTTTTGAGCTTTTTGTTAAGTGGTTTTGACATTATTTCTTACTCCATAGGAATCTGAGATCATTGACTTCTTCTTGGGGGCGTCCCTCAAGGATGAGGTCTTGAAAATCATGCCCGTGCAAAAGCAGACCCGTGCTGGCCAGCGGACCAGGTTCAAGGTATCCTAGTCCCCTTCTGGTTTCCCAGCCTATTTCTGCCAAGAGGTTTGGGAGAACTCTCTCAGCTCTGCATGGTCATGCTTGCTGTCACACGCGTGGCTTTCgtaaaggggagagagagaaaggatctcTTCCGGACCTCAGGGTGGCCTTACTGTGGCCACTCTTTCCTGGAGGGGTGCCACAGGTCCTGGTTGGTGGCTGCGGAGGCCGTGCCGGCCAGTGGACCACCAGCCATCTCAGGCTTTTCACAGGCGTTTGTTGCCATCGGAGATTACAATGGACACGTGGGTCTGGGCGTCAAGTGCTCCAAGGAGGTAGCCACTGCCATCCGTGGGGCCATCATCCTGGCCAAGCTTTCCATCGTCCCCGTGCGACGAGGCTACTGGGGGAACAAGATCGGCAAGCCCCACACTGTCCCATGCAAGGTAGGCTTGGGGTAGTGAGTGATGGGCTCTGCAGTGGCACAGGCTCCCCATAGCTCATTTCCTGACATCTCCACACTTTGCAGGTGACTGGTCGCTGTGGTTCTGTGCTGGTGCGTCtcatccctgcccccagaggcACTGGCATTGTCTCAGCCCCTGTGCCCAAGAAGCTACTGATGATGGCTGGTATTGATGACTGCTACACTTCGGCCAGGGGCTGCACTGCCACCCTGGGGAACTTTGGTAGGTGGTCCTCGTGGACACTGTGGTCTCTCTCAGCTCTGCTTAATCACACTTAGTGTGTGCTTGGCgtattttcagagagagagaggaaggcccTCCTAATGCACGGCAGACTGGCCCCAACTGGCCTCTCTGTTCCTAGGAGCGCAACAGCTTTTGTCTGCATCTGGGGTGTTCCACAAATCCGCCAACCCTCTTCTGTTTGCTCTTCCAGCCAAGGCTACTTTTGATGCGATCTCCAAGACCTACAGCTATCTCACCCCTGATCTCTGGAAAGAGACTGTGTTCACCAAGTCTCCCTATCAGGTACCGCCTGCCGAGACACCTCATTATAACCTAGACAGGGGCATGGGGTGCTGGGGTGTGGCTACAACTAACACCTTGTCTTTTTTAGGAATTCACTGACCATCTTGTAAAGACCCACACCAGAGTCTCCGTGCAGAGGACCCAGGCTCCAGCTGTGGCTACCACATagttttatacaagaaaaataaaagtgaattaaagCTTGTTAATAgtgcctttatttctcttcagtAGTTGAATTTAAAGGGAGATAAGCCAATAAAGTCATCAGTGGGTCAAGGTTGGAGATCAAAGGTGTTACCAGAaactgatttcttatttttttttttttattttgaggataaTCTTGTAAAGAGGCTCAAGGAGCTGCCTTAGGCAGCAGCAGCCTCTTTAGCAGCTTTTCTCTCTGCCAGCATCCGCTGCTTCTGTTTAGCCAGGCACTTCCTAGCAGAATAATGGGCTCCCAGGTCGTGATCTAGGAAAGAGACCAGAGTTAAGGAAGTCAGGCCAGTTTTCCAGGATGCAGACCAGGGTCTTCTCTAAGCGGGGAGGAAACGCAGCTAGGTAAGTGCTGAGCAGAAAAGGGACCTGGGATGTAGTGATTCTCTGAATACCCCTCCCCCAACCAACTGGCACTCTATGGGCAGTGATGTTTCTAAAaactggagggcagcccaggtggtgcagccatcagcccagggcatgatcctggagacctgggatccagtcccatgtcaggctccctgcatggagcctgcttctcactctgcccatgtctcctgaataaaatctttaaaaaaaacaaaaaattggagagaatgtggagggTTCAAGGaagaggccagggtgggggagTGCTTACAGCGGTCATGGTAGGCCTTGGCCACCTGGGTGAACTGCTCCAGCTCCTTGGCACAGTTCTGCCTGTAGCTCTCACCTTCCCGCTGCTGACAGGCCTTCAGCCTCTCCTGGATAATGTTCACAATTTCTTGATCCACTTTACTGAAAAGAACCGGAAAAGTGGTCTGTGAGGAATCCTTTCCCTGTACCCAGAGATGATAGAATGAAAATGAGACCTTACGGTTCTGTTGTCTGGCCGCTGCACCCTCAAAACCTGGGCCAACCCCAGGAGGCATTCTTGCCAGCTGACCACCATCCCATGGTACCCCAGGGAATGAGAGCCCAACAGGAGATGCTGACTGTGCCAGGCTCACCATTCCCCTACTAAGG from Vulpes vulpes isolate BD-2025 chromosome 3, VulVul3, whole genome shotgun sequence encodes:
- the RPS2 gene encoding small ribosomal subunit protein uS5 isoform X2 — translated: MADDAGAAGGPGGPGGPGMGGRGGFRGGFGSGIRGRGRGRGRGRGRGRGARGGKAEDKEWIPVTKLGRLVKDMKIKSLEEIYLFSLPIKESEIIDFFLGASLKDEVLKIMPVQKQTRAGQRTRFKAFVAIGDYNGHVGLGVKCSKEVATAIRGAIILAKLSIVPVRRGYWGNKIGKPHTVPCKVTGRCGSVLVRLIPAPRGTGIVSAPVPKKLLMMAGIDDCYTSARGCTATLGNFAKATFDAISKTYSYLTPDLWKETVFTKSPYQEFTDHLVKTHTRVSVQRTQAPAVATT
- the RPS2 gene encoding small ribosomal subunit protein uS5 isoform X1, whose protein sequence is MADDAGAAGGPGGPGGPGMGGRGGFRGGFGSGIRGRGRGRGRGRGRGRGARGGKAEDKEWIPVTKLGRLVKDMKIKSLEEIYLFSLPIKESEIIDFFLGASLKDEVLKIMPVQKQTRAGQRTRFKAFVAIGDYNGHVGLGVKCSKEVATAIRGAIILAKLSIVPVRRGYWGNKIGKPHTVPCKVTGRCGSVLVRLIPAPRGTGIVSAPVPKKLLMMAGIDDCYTSARGCTATLGNFGAQQLLSASGVFHKSANPLLFALPAKATFDAISKTYSYLTPDLWKETVFTKSPYQEFTDHLVKTHTRVSVQRTQAPAVATT